In Gallaecimonas xiamenensis 3-C-1, the following proteins share a genomic window:
- the lolA gene encoding outer membrane lipoprotein chaperone LolA, producing MRILPLALLLASGAAFADDAADLKAKLAQFDSFSAHFSQKVTDSDGNLAMEAEGQMAVERPQKLYWHTQSPDETLLVSDGNTLWLYNPFVEQVTLYSPKEAVGRTPMLLLSSQDPLVWSQFTIKAKGGNYDITPKDEKDAYVTALTVKFSGDKVAGLVIHDASGQLNTVTFSGFEAPRSQDGQVQFSFTPPQGVAVDDQR from the coding sequence ATGCGAATTTTGCCCCTGGCGCTGCTCCTGGCGAGCGGCGCCGCCTTTGCCGACGACGCCGCCGACCTCAAGGCCAAGCTGGCCCAGTTCGACAGCTTCTCGGCCCACTTCAGCCAGAAGGTCACCGACAGCGACGGTAACCTGGCCATGGAAGCCGAAGGCCAGATGGCGGTAGAGCGCCCGCAAAAGCTCTACTGGCATACCCAGTCGCCGGACGAAACCCTGCTGGTTTCCGACGGCAACACCCTGTGGCTCTATAACCCCTTTGTGGAGCAGGTGACCCTTTACTCTCCCAAAGAGGCGGTGGGCCGCACCCCCATGCTGCTGCTCTCCAGCCAAGACCCGTTGGTATGGAGCCAGTTCACCATCAAGGCCAAGGGCGGTAATTACGACATCACCCCCAAGGATGAAAAGGACGCCTATGTCACCGCCCTGACCGTTAAATTCAGCGGCGACAAGGTGGCGGGGCTGGTGATCCACGACGCCTCCGGCCAGCTCAATACCGTGACTTTTTCAGGCTTCGAGGCGCCCCGCAGCCAGGACGGCCAAGTGCAGTTCAGCTTTACCCCTCCCCAAGGGGTGGCGGTCGACGACCAGCGATGA
- a CDS encoding replication-associated recombination protein A, which produces MSNLGFDFGDGPVEPLAARMRPKQFDDYVGQQHLVGQGKALRRALEAGKPHSMILWGPPGTGKTTLAELIARYSDAEVERISAVTSGIKDIRAVVERAHSRARKTLLFVDEVHRFNKSQQDAFLPHIEDGTFIFIGATTENPSFELNGALLSRARVYVLKSLENDDISGLLQRALVAPEGLTGISLDEDALDVLTQMAGGDARRALNYLEMLSDMADDGRITKDLIASTLGAEIRRFDKGGDLFYDMISAFHKSVRGSAPDAALYWYCRMLEGGCDPLYVARRLLAIASEDIGNADPKALTIGLNAWDTFTRVGPAEGERAIAQAAVYMACAPKSNAVYTAFKAARQDARQAGDLPVPLHLRNAPTKLLESLGHGSDYRYAHDEPGAYAAGENFFPEALKNRRYYQPSNRGLELKIGEKLDYLAERDRQSPVQRYSNAQGFDTLPED; this is translated from the coding sequence ATGAGCAACCTGGGTTTTGATTTTGGGGACGGCCCGGTAGAACCCCTGGCCGCGCGGATGCGGCCCAAGCAGTTTGACGACTATGTAGGCCAGCAGCACCTGGTGGGGCAGGGCAAGGCCCTGCGCCGCGCCCTGGAGGCCGGTAAACCCCACTCGATGATCCTCTGGGGCCCACCCGGCACCGGCAAAACCACCTTGGCCGAGCTCATTGCCCGCTATTCCGACGCCGAGGTGGAACGCATCTCGGCGGTGACCAGCGGCATCAAGGATATTCGCGCCGTGGTGGAAAGGGCCCACAGCCGGGCCCGCAAAACCCTGCTGTTTGTGGACGAAGTGCACCGCTTTAACAAAAGCCAGCAAGACGCCTTTTTGCCCCATATCGAAGACGGCACCTTTATCTTTATCGGCGCTACCACCGAAAACCCCTCTTTTGAACTGAACGGCGCCCTGTTGTCCCGGGCCAGGGTCTATGTGCTCAAAAGCCTGGAAAACGACGACATCAGCGGCCTTTTGCAAAGGGCGCTGGTGGCCCCCGAGGGCCTAACCGGTATCAGCCTGGATGAAGACGCCTTGGACGTGCTGACCCAGATGGCCGGCGGCGATGCCCGCCGGGCCCTCAATTACCTGGAAATGCTGTCCGATATGGCCGACGACGGCCGTATCACCAAAGATCTTATTGCCTCCACCCTGGGGGCCGAGATCCGCCGCTTCGACAAGGGCGGGGACCTTTTCTACGACATGATTTCCGCTTTTCACAAGTCGGTAAGGGGCTCGGCGCCGGACGCCGCCCTCTATTGGTATTGCCGGATGCTCGAAGGGGGCTGCGACCCCTTGTATGTGGCCCGGCGCCTGCTGGCCATCGCTTCAGAGGACATCGGCAATGCCGATCCCAAGGCCCTGACCATAGGCCTTAACGCCTGGGACACCTTCACCCGGGTCGGCCCGGCCGAGGGAGAGCGGGCCATAGCCCAGGCCGCCGTTTACATGGCCTGCGCCCCCAAATCCAACGCCGTCTACACCGCCTTTAAGGCCGCCCGCCAGGACGCCCGCCAGGCAGGGGACTTGCCGGTGCCACTGCACCTTCGCAACGCCCCCACCAAGTTACTGGAATCCCTGGGCCACGGCAGCGACTACCGCTATGCCCATGACGAACCCGGCGCCTATGCCGCCGGCGAGAACTTCTTCCCCGAAGCCCTCAAGAACAGGCGCTACTACCAGCCGTCCAACCGGGGTCTGGAACTGAAGATCGGTGAAAAGCTCGACTATCTGGCCGAGCGGGACCGCCAAAGCCCGGTGCAGCGCTACTCCAACGCCCAGGGCTTTGATACACTGCCCGAAGACTGA
- the serS gene encoding serine--tRNA ligase — MLDNKFLRAELHTTAERLATRGFKLDVAALEALEEKRKALQVRTQELQNERNTRSKAIGQAARSGEDIAPLKAAVTQINEELDSVKTELDQILAEWDAITLAIPNLPHDSAPVGKDESENVEVRLWGTPRTFDFDVKDHVDIGTRLGGLSFEQGVKLSGARFVVMHGEMAKLHRALAQFMLDLHTEEHGYQETYVPYLVNEDSLKGTGQLPKFGEDLFNIKPATEERQHLSLIPTAEVPLTNLVRDEIVEEGSLPLKFTAHSPCFRSEAGSYGRDTRGLIRMHQFDKVEMVQIVHPSKSFEALDEMTRHAETVLEKLGLPYRTMALCTGDMGFGATKTFDLEVWLPAQNTYREISSCSNVGDFQARRMQARFRNSETGKPELVHTLNGSGLAVGRTLVAIMENYQTADGRIEVPEALRPYMGGKTHIG; from the coding sequence ATGCTGGATAACAAATTTCTGCGCGCCGAGCTGCACACCACTGCCGAGCGCCTCGCCACCCGCGGCTTTAAGCTGGACGTGGCTGCCCTTGAAGCCCTTGAAGAAAAACGTAAAGCCCTGCAGGTGCGTACCCAGGAGCTGCAAAACGAGCGCAATACCCGCTCCAAGGCCATAGGCCAGGCCGCCCGCAGCGGCGAAGACATCGCCCCTCTCAAGGCGGCGGTTACCCAGATCAACGAGGAATTGGACAGCGTTAAAACCGAGCTGGACCAGATCCTGGCCGAATGGGACGCCATCACCCTGGCCATCCCCAATCTGCCTCACGACTCTGCCCCTGTGGGTAAAGACGAAAGCGAAAACGTGGAAGTGCGCCTCTGGGGCACCCCCCGCACCTTCGACTTCGACGTCAAGGACCACGTGGATATCGGCACCCGCCTTGGCGGCCTGTCTTTCGAGCAGGGCGTGAAGCTGTCCGGCGCCCGCTTCGTGGTGATGCACGGCGAAATGGCCAAGCTGCACCGCGCCCTGGCCCAGTTCATGCTGGACCTGCACACCGAAGAGCACGGCTACCAGGAAACCTACGTTCCTTACCTGGTGAACGAAGACAGCCTCAAAGGCACGGGCCAGCTGCCCAAGTTCGGTGAAGACCTCTTTAACATCAAGCCGGCCACCGAAGAGCGCCAGCACCTGTCGCTGATCCCCACCGCCGAGGTGCCGCTCACCAACCTGGTGCGCGACGAGATCGTCGAAGAAGGTAGCCTGCCCCTGAAGTTTACCGCCCACAGCCCCTGTTTCCGCTCTGAAGCCGGGTCTTACGGCCGTGACACTCGCGGCCTTATCCGCATGCACCAGTTCGACAAGGTGGAGATGGTACAGATTGTTCATCCGTCCAAGTCCTTCGAGGCCCTGGACGAGATGACCCGCCACGCCGAAACCGTGCTGGAAAAACTGGGCCTGCCGTACCGCACCATGGCCCTTTGCACCGGCGACATGGGCTTTGGTGCCACCAAGACCTTCGACCTGGAAGTGTGGCTGCCGGCCCAGAACACCTACCGGGAGATCTCCAGCTGCTCCAACGTGGGTGACTTCCAGGCCCGGCGCATGCAGGCGCGGTTCCGTAACAGCGAAACCGGCAAGCCGGAACTGGTGCACACCCTCAACGGCTCCGGCCTGGCCGTCGGCCGTACCCTGGTGGCCATCATGGAAAACTACCAAACAGCCGACGGGCGTATCGAAGTGCCAGAAGCACTGCGCCCCTACATGGGCGGCAAGACCCATATCGGTTAA